CTCTTGAAAGCCACATAAGTGGAATATAATGCAGAAGCAGTGATAAAGGGATGTATCTGGAAAAAGAAGGTAGAAATAAACCCCTCTTCCCATCTCCTCAGCCCCGGCTTTTGATAGCTCAACAGAAGTTTAATCTGCTCTGAAATGACATCGAATTTAAGTAAGCAAACGATTCCTATTAATACGACCGAGATTGATATTATTAATACACCTCTATGAAGAATTGTCCGTTTCCCCTCCCCTAACCCCCCCCGCAAGGGGAGGGGAACCAGAGTTATTCCTTCCTTGAGGAGAGCGGGTTTCTCTCCTGTCCCCCCTCCCTTGACGGGAGGGGGTGAGGGGGAGGGTGGAAAATCTATTTTCAAATAAACCAGAAATATCACAACCAGCACTGAGAGTATCAGCCATGCAGAATACTTGGAAAAGAAGGTAAGGAATATAGCAGCGGATGAGAACATTATCATCATTACTCCCCCCCGCTCCAGTGCTTTGATGAAGGCAAAGATCGAGAGTGTTAAAAAGAACATCGTAGGCACATCAACAAGCATAAGTGGCACCTGAGTAAAGAGATACGGAATACCGAAAAGGAGCGCCCCGGCGGAGAACCCGACATCCTCGTCCCAGAGTGTCTTTCCTATCTGATAGGTGAGCACGACTGTCATGGAGAATAAAAGGGTCGTGAATATCTGGATGTAGAGCCTCGATTCTCCTAAAAATTTGAAGATCAGGCCGTAAAGGAATGGGACAAGAGGCATGTCAGTCCATGCTCCAATATCCTTGCCCCATTCCTTGAAGAAATATCCGACTCCATAAATTTCGAGGTGTTTTGCCTGAGTGAAGTACCTCGAGACATCCACAATGACCTCTGGCTCTTTCCAGAAAGGTATTACGATTACAAAAGAGAAGAGAAAAAGGAATAATCCCAAAACCGTGAACCGTGAACCGTGAACCGTGAAGGATTCGGGGGGATTAACCTTTGAAAGCACATACGCAAGGATAATGCCAAAAATAAGGATAAAAAAAATCCTGACTACATCAATGCTGGCAAATACCCATTGCCAGCTTGTCAGCCTGTTGTCATCAAGTGTGCGGAAGACAAAAAGTGTAAGAAATGTGAGCAGCGTAAGAAGGGAAATGAGAAGGAGGTATCCGACTTTATTGTTTTGTTCTCTTAAAGTAATCCTAAATAGTCTCCTAACCAATTATGAATGAAT
Above is a window of Nitrospirota bacterium DNA encoding:
- a CDS encoding glycosyltransferase family 39 protein, whose amino-acid sequence is MVRRLFRITLREQNNKVGYLLLISLLTLLTFLTLFVFRTLDDNRLTSWQWVFASIDVVRIFFILIFGIILAYVLSKVNPPESFTVHGSRFTVLGLFLFLFSFVIVIPFWKEPEVIVDVSRYFTQAKHLEIYGVGYFFKEWGKDIGAWTDMPLVPFLYGLIFKFLGESRLYIQIFTTLLFSMTVVLTYQIGKTLWDEDVGFSAGALLFGIPYLFTQVPLMLVDVPTMFFLTLSIFAFIKALERGGVMMIMFSSAAIFLTFFSKYSAWLILSVLVVIFLVYLKIDFPPSPSPPPVKGGGTGEKPALLKEGITLVPLPLRGGLGEGKRTILHRGVLIISISVVLIGIVCLLKFDVISEQIKLLLSYQKPGLRRWEEGFISTFFFQIHPFITASALYSTYVAFKRKDIKYAIISYLIILIVLLQIKRIRYIITIFPMLTLMASYGLREIRDKEIRRFVVLCIIISSLIIAVFTYLPFVQKISTVNLKYAGEFLDTIDEKNIEVFTLPQKEHVVNPSVSVPILDLFTKKRINYHYDTSFSPPQKEIEKSPLRFTWEYKNPEYYAAENKGLKGEMAIVIISGDIGEILPEHIIQRIKGYRISKVFKTSEGLFGYQTMVRIYKTEAADRRNTGCAGKGLDFWSSL